Proteins from a single region of Melanotaenia boesemani isolate fMelBoe1 chromosome 3, fMelBoe1.pri, whole genome shotgun sequence:
- the rassf1 gene encoding ras association domain-containing protein 1, producing the protein MSKCELIELKDLSVNDSIELAASAVHVAPPPGNPAQPSHYHVVRLVGDSVSIETPGRHAGEAAMGHNFQPYSYTHLTWCDLCGEFIWGLYKQSLRCANCRYTCHNRCRPFIQLDCSAHGSVLTESSNYNDDPVETDTNVDEQTEFGKQEFSVAEIQQRVKEYNAQINNNLYMVDNKDGSFTGFIKVHFQLVRPISLPHPQCQGSTEEEDQEGRCMKRRTSFYLPKDAAKHLHISSETRVQEVIQALLNKFTVVDNPAKFALFEHTEKQSQVYMRKLFDDERPLYLRLCAGPSETVLSLVLKENETGDINWDAFSFPELCNFLRILQREEEEHVRQIGRRYAHAREMMKQAMARISKPG; encoded by the exons ATGTCTAAATGTGAGCTGATTGAGCTGAAAGACCTTAGTGTAAATGATTCCATCGAACTGGCTGCTTCAGCTGTCCATGTTGCCCCACCCCCTGGAAACCCAGCTCAGCCCAGTCACTACCATGTTGTCCGTCTGGTTGGAGACAGCGTCAGCATTGAAACACCGGGCCGTCACGCAGGAGAGGCTGCTATGGGTCACAACTTCCAGCCTTACAGCTACACACATCTCACCTGGTGTGACCTGTGTGGAGAATTCATCTGGGGTCTTTATAAGCAGAGTTTGCGTTGTGCCA ACTGTCGTTACACATGTCACAACCGCTGCCGACCATTCATCCAACTGGACTGCAGCGCACATGGAAGTGTGTTGACAGAGAGCTCAAATTACAACGATGACCCCGTAGAGACGGACACTAATGTG gatGAGCAAACTGAGTTTGGTAAACAGGAGTTCAGTGTTGCTGAGATTCAGCAGAGGGTGAAAGAGTACAATGCACAGATTAACAACAATCTCTACATGGTTGAT AATAAAGACGGGTCCTTCACTGGATTTATCAAGGTCCACTTTCAGTTAGTCCGTCCCATCTCCCTCCCTCATCCTCAGTGCCAGGGCTCCACAGAGGAGGAAGATCAGGAGGGCAGATGTATGAAACGGCGGACTTCTTTCTACCTCCCCAAAGATGCTGCAAAGCACCTACATATAAGTTCAGAAACACGGGTACAAGAGGTCATCCAGGCTTTGCTCAACAAGTTCACAGTGGTAGACAACCCAGCAAAGTTTGCcctgtttgagcacacagagaaacaaagtcAAG TGTACATGCGGAAATTGTTTGACGATGAGCGTCCTCTCTATCTGCGCTTGTGTGCTGGTCCCAGTGAAACAGTCCTGAGTCTGgttttgaaagaaaatgaaacaggGGATATAAAT TGGGATGCGTTTAGCTTTCCTGAACTCTGTAACTTTCTGCGAATCTTGCAGCGTGAGGAAGAAGAGCATGTGCGGCAGATTGGGAGGCGCTACGCTCATGCGAGAGAGATGATGAAGCAGGCCATGGCCCGGATTTCTAAACCTGGTTGA
- the hyal2b gene encoding hyaluronidase-2, translating to MKAVFPFLLTTAGQLPWLILTLFTSWMVMSSADTKQTRWPLYSQKPVILVWNAPTQECGTRHGVTLSLDQFDIVATPNEGFVRQNLTMFYKERLGLYPYYEHGDTAVNGGLPQLASLVQHYEKMPEGLQKYIREPQAKGLSVIDWEEWRPLWIRNWDTKDIYRRKSRELLAKKNPEWTPERVGEIAQQEFEQSAQKFMLETLKLAKNLRPNQLWGFYLFPDCYNHDYKAGLKNYTGHCPAVEMGRNDKLNWLWMECTAFFPSIYMGSVLRSSIYGRLFVRNRVKEAMRLASVGDGLARPVFVYTRPTYNSQMTLLTETDLVSTIGESVALGAAGVIFWGDTSYASNTSCSTLKKYLLGQLGQYLLNVSTAAEQCSQALCKSHGRCLRRVPDSDVYLHLSPSTHRITSQSGHLKVAGAPGQAELDVFRTHFQCQCYSGYRGNGCEQKEKGQNRASSVLGTWPLCLLLPLLLLSLLQ from the exons ATGAAGGCTGTATTTCCCTTCCTTCTCACCACAGCTGGTCAGCTGCCATGGTTGATTCTGACTCTGTTTACATCATGGATGGTCATGTCTTCAGCAGATACAAAGCAGACAAGATGGCCATTATATTCCCAGAAGCCAGTTATTCTTGTCTGGAATGCCCCAACACAGGAGTGTGGGACAAGACATGGTGTTACTTTATCtttggaccagtttgacatcgTAGCAACACCCAATGAGGGCTTTGTCCGACAGAATCTCACAATGTTCTACAAGGAACGCCTTGGGTTGTATCCCTATTATGAGCATGGGGACACTGCAGTGAATGGAGGCCTTCCGCAGCTTGCCAGCCTCGTTCAGCACTATGAAAAGATGCCCGAAGGTCTGCAGAAATACATAAGAGAGCCCCAGGCAAAAGGTTTGTCTGTTATTGACTGGGAGGAGTGGCGCCCATTGTGGATTCGAAATTGGGATACTAAAGATATCTATAGACGAAAATCACGTGAATTGTTGGCCAAAAAGAACCCTGAATGGACTCCAGAACGAGTGGGAGAAATTGCACAACAAGAATTTGAGCAATCGGCTCAAAAATTCATGCTGGAAACTCTGAAGCTTGCAAAGAATCTGAGACCCAATCAACTATGGGGCTTCTACTTGTTTCCAGATTGCTACAACCATGACTACAAAGCTGGTCTGAAAAACTATACAGGTCACTGTCCCGCTGTGGAGATGGGCCGCAACGATAAACTTAACTGGTTATGGATGGAATGTACAGCATTTTTCCCATCAATCTACATGGGATCTGTACTTCGCTCTTCAATTTATGGGCGCCTGTTTGTCCGAAACAGGGTGAAAGAAGCGATGCGCTTGGCATCTGTTGGGGATGGGTTAGCAcgtcctgtttttgtttataccCGGCCTACTTACAACAGTCAGATGACCCTCCTAACTGAG ACAGATTTGGTCTCCACCATTGGTGAGAGTGTTGCACTTGGCGCTGCAGGTGTCATCTTCTGGGGGGACACTTCCTATGCAAGCAAT ACCAGCTGCTCCACCCTGAAAAAATATCTTCTAGGACAACTGGGTCAGTACCTCCTCAATGTGTCCACAGCAGCAGAGCAGTGCAGCCAGGCGCTGTGTAAATCCCATGGCCGTTGTCTTCGGCGAGTACCAGACAGTGATGTATATCTGCATCTCAGCCCTTCAACTCATAGGATAACAAGTCAGAGTGGTCATTTAAAGGTTGCAGGAGCACCTGGCCAGGCCGAGCTGGACGTTTTCCGCACACATTTCCAGTGCCAATGCTACAGTGGGTACAGGGGCAATGGGTGcgagcagaaagaaaaagggcaGAATAGAGCCTCCTCTGTTTTAGGAACCTGGCCTCTCTGCCTTTTACTCCCACTTTTACTCCTGTCTCTCCTTCAATGA
- the tusc2b gene encoding tumor suppressor 2, mitochondrial calcium regulator b has protein sequence MGGSGSKSKGFWPFSGSGSGEDPAKDGNEQSLARMRGFPGATPFVFTRRSSMFFDEDGDLAHEFYEEAVVTKNGRKKAKLKRIQKNLTPQGIIKLDHPCIHVDFPVILCEA, from the exons ATGGGGGGTAGTGGCTCCAAATCCAAAGGATTTTGGCCTTTTTCTGGCTCAGGTAGTGGAGAGGATCCTGCCAAAGATGGAAACGAACAGTCACTGGCGAGAATGCGAGGTTTCCCAGGTGCCACACCTTTTGTGTTTACCAGACGAAG CTCTATGTTCTTTGACGAAGATGGTGACTTGGCCCACGAGTTCTATGAAGAGGCAGTTGTGACAAAAAATGGACGTAAAAAAGCCAAGCTGAAAAGGATTCAAAAAAACTTAACACCTCAG GGAATTATAAAGCTGGACCACCCATGCATCCATGTAGATTTCCCAGTTATCCTCTGTGAAGCCTGA
- the LOC121636317 gene encoding cytochrome b561 domain-containing protein 2, translating into MVHKKESESEPRFYGLTRTASAVLTHLISFSFTVFITLLSRPGTSWFSWHPFLMTLAFGFLMTEAILVFSPHGSFIKKLSHKTKGRVHWILQCLCVFCAVLGLAAIFYNKHLNGKAHFTTGHGVLGLLTVCVVAAQSLAAAPLIYHSLAKGWSLAKLKRYHAASGLITYLLGSCSLLLGLCSAWFTESVGEYTWYLSALCPALGTLIIMNQVSSAYIAKKRLQS; encoded by the exons atggtTCACAAAAAAGAGTCTGAATCCGAGCCTCGGTTCTACGGTTTGACCAGAACAGCCTCCGCAGTGTTAACTCACCTCATCTCCTTCAGCTTCACTGTGTTTATCACACTTCTGTCTCGGCCCGGAACAA gTTGGTTTTCTTGGCATCCTTTCCTGATGACACTTGCT TTTGGCTTCCTCATGACGGAAGCCATCCTCGTCTTCTCACCTCATGGCTCTTTCATCAAAAAGTTATCACACAAGACCAAAGGCCGTGTTCACTGGATCCTGCAGTGCCTCTGTGTGTTTTGTGCAGTCCTTGGCCTGGCTGCCATCTTTTACAACAAACATCTGAACGGTAAAGCCCACTTCACCACAGGGCACGGTGTGCTGGGCCTTCTCACAGTGTGCGTGGTTGCTGCACAGTCTTTGGCAGCTGCACCTCTCATTTACCATTCTTTAGCCAAAGGCTGGTCCCTCGCCAAGCTGAAACGGTACCACGCGGCGTCTGGACTCATCACCTACCTGCTTGGCAGTTGCAGCCTGCTCCTCGGGCTCTGCTCTGCGTGGTTCACTGAGTCTGTCGGGGAATACACTTGGTACCTGTCAGCGCTCTGCCCAGCTCTCGGTACCCTCATCATAATGAACCAAGTCTCCAGTGCTTACATCGCCAAAAAGCGGTTGCAGtcctga
- the abhd14a gene encoding protein ABHD14A → MNLFRNRLVVLGLVLLATLLLYLLLPSIRQGSMEPSFEAQRMGLLATAPPVHSSINVSIRTGQLPGDPPLFFREAIPIDGAGRQILPRLQVVLLHGQAFTSKTWEELGTMALLATNGYQALAMDLPGYGKSPDSDALKTDQNRVDLLSRFMESLGVRAAVLLSPSMSGHYSIPFLMKNSAQLRGFIPVAPVGTRSYSPQQYQNVQTPTLIVFGALDSNLGAQSHKNLLQLPNHYVLKLEGARHACYMDKPREFHQGLIEFLSKLK, encoded by the exons ATGAATCTCTTTCGGAATCGTCTTGTTGTCTTGGGCCTGGTTTTGTTGGCCACGCTGCTGCTGTACCTGTTGTTGCCATCCATTCGTCAGGGCAGCATGGAGCCATCATTTGAGGCTCAAAGAATGGGGTTGTTGGCCACAGCTCCTCCTGTGCATTCATCCATCAACGTGTCCATTCGCACAGGACAGCTACCTGGAGACCCCCCATTATTTTTTCGAGAAGCTATCCCTATAGATGGAGCTGGGCGACAGATATTACCAAG ACTGCAGGTGGTCCTTCTGCATGGCCAGGCCTTCACTTCCAAAACCTGGGAAGAACTAGGTACCATGGCTCTGCTGGCAACTAATGGATATCAGGCCTTAGCAATGGATCTGCCAG GGTATGGAAAATCACCAGACTCAGATGCTCTGAAGACTGACCAGAATCGGGTGGACCTCCTTTCAAGGTTCATGGAGTCTTTGGGTGTGAGAGCAGCTGTGCTTTTGAGCCCCTCAATGAGCGGACATTACTCCATCCCCTTTCTCATGAAGAACAGCGCTCAGCTGCGTGGGTTTATTCCTGTAGCACCAGTTGGAACCCGGAGTTACTCCCCGCAGCAATACCAAAATGTTCAG ACTCCCACTCTGATTGTGTTTGGAGCCCTGGACTCAAATCTAGGTGCCCAGTCCCACAAGAACCTCCTCCAACTTCCCAATCACTACGTGctgaagctggaaggagctcgCCATGCTTGCTACATGGACAAACCCCGTGAATTTCACCAGGGATTGATCGAGTTCCTCAGCAAACTGAAGTAA